The DNA region TCCCGGTGTCCAGGAACGCGTCCGGTTCGGTGAAGCCGCCGACGGCTATCAGGACGGCGAGGACGCCGAGCAGCGACAGGTTGCGGACGTCGGCGCGCACACCGAGTGCGCGCAGGCCGCCGCCCTGCTTCGGAGCCGGAGCGGCGGGGCCGGTCAGGGGCGCCTTCTCCGGCCCGTGGTGCTGCGCCGACGTTGCGGGCTGTGTCATGTCGTCGGGCTCCCTTCCATGACGAGGTCGAGTACACGGTGCTCGTCGAGCTCCCGGGCGTCGGCCGTGTGCACGACCCGGCCTTCACGGAGCACCAGCACCCGGTCGGCGAGGCCCAGCACTTCGGGCACTTCGCTGGAGACGAGCAGGACGGCGAGGCCTTCGTCGGCCAGCCGGCGGATCACGGCGTAGAGCTCGGCGCGGGCGCCGACGTCGACTCCGCGGGTGGGTTCGTCGAGCAGCAGAACCTTGCAGCCCCGCAGCAGCCAGCGGGCCAGGACCGCCTTCTGCTGGTTGCCGCCGGACAGGGTGCGGACGGCCGCGTCCGGGTTGTCGGGGCGCAGGGAGAGCTCCCGGGTGGCTGCCCTGGCGGCCGCGCGCTCGGCTCCCCGGTCGACCCAGCCGGCGCGGGCGAAGCGGGAGAGGGAGGAGACGGAGACGTTGCGGGTGACCGATTCGGTCAGCAGGAGGGCCTGTGCCTTGCGTTCCTCCGGGGCGAGCCCGATCCCCGCGGCGACGGCGGCCCGCACACTGCCGGGGCGCAGCGGTGTGCCGGCGACGGTGACGCGGCCCGTGGCCGGCTTGCGGGCGCCGTAGACGGTCTCCAGGATCTCGGAGCGTCCTGAGCCGACGAGACCCGCGAGGCCGACGATCTCGCCCGGCCTCAACTCCAGGTCCAGGGGCTCGAACTCACCCTTCCTGGAGAGGCCCTCGATCGTGAGTACGGGGTCGGCGGCGGGAGGTCCGAAGCCGGGTTCGGGACGCGGCGGAAACACGTACTCGACGTTGCGGCCGGTCATCATGGCAACGATGTCCCGGGTCGGGGTGGACTCGGCGGGGAGGCCGACGGCGACGGCCCGGCCGTCCTTGAGGACGGTCACCCGGTCACCGATGCGGCGGATCTCCTCCAGCCGGTGGGAGATGTAGACGACGGCCACACCGTCGGCGGTGAGGCCGTCGACGATGCGGAAGAGGTTGTCCACCTCGTCGGGGTCGAGCGCGGCGGACGGCTCGTCCATCACGATGAGCCGCACGTCGTGGGAGAGCGCCCGTGCCATGGAGACGATCTGCTGGTGGGCGGCGGACAGGTCACCGACCGCGCGCGCGGGGTCGATCTCCGGGTGGCCGAGGCGCTTCAGGAGCGCGGCGGCGGCGGCCTTGGCCTCGCGGGTGCGGACGACGAAGCCGGCGGTGGTGGGCTCGTGGCCCAGAAAGACGTTCTCCGCGACGGACAGGCCCCGCACCAGGTCGAGTTCCTGGTAGATGGTGGCGATGCCCAGGCGCATCGCGGTGATCGGCGAGGAGAGCTGGACGGGCTCGCCGCGCCAGGTGATGGCGCCGTCGTCCGGCTGGTGGGCCCCGGCAAGCACCTTGATGAGGGTGGACTTTCCGGCGCCGTTCTGACCGAGGAGGCAGTGCACTTCGCCGGCCTGGACCTCCAGGTCCACGCCGTCGAGGGCGCGCACACCGGGGAACGATTTGGTGATGCCGGACATCGTGAGCAGGGGTGGTTCTGGTGCCATGACGAATCCCCTCGGCGAATGGGGTCTCCCCTGCTCGAGCGAAGCCGAGAGCGTGGGGAAGGCCGGTGAGCGGGCAGGGCGCAGTGCCGGCGGTGCCGTACTGCTGACGGAACTGCTGGTCGGTGCTGCGGGGGGCGGTACTCGGTACGGGCTGTGCGCGGAGACTGCTGCGGGGGCGGTACTCGGTACGGGCTGTGCGCGGAGACTGCTGCGGGGGCGGTACTCGGTACGGGCTGTGCGCGGAGACTGCTGCGGGGGGCGGTACTCGGTGCGAACTGCTTACGGAGACTGCTGCGGGGCGCTTGCCGAACGGCGCACCGGCCCGGACGTCAGGCCGGCGAGAACAGGTGGTCGCTGATGAGTCTGGCCGCGCCGGTCACTCCGGCGACCGGCCCCAGCTCACCGAGGACGATGGGGAGGTTGCCCGTGGCCAGCGGGAGGGACTGCCGGTAGACCTGGGTGCGGATGCTGGCCAGCAGATTGTGGCCGAGCCCGGTCACTCCGCCGCCGATCACGACGAGCCCCGGGTTGAAGAAGCTGACGAGTCCCGCGATGACCTGTCCGACCCGGTTGCCGCCCTCGCGGATCAGGTCCAGGGCGGTGGGATCACCCGCCGCCGCGGCGGCCGCCACGTCGACGGCCGTGAGTCTTCCGGACGCGTCCAGCCGGGCCGCGAGCTCCACCGACAGGCCGGCACGGGCCGCGTCCTCGGCGTCGCGGGCGAGCGCCGCCCCGCTGAAGTGGGCTTCCAGGCAGCCCCGGTTGCCGCAGGCGCAGGCGCGCCCGTCGGGTTCCACCTGGATGTGGCCGATGTCGCCCGCGCTGCCCGTCGTCCCGCGGTAGACCTCGCCGCCGACGACGATGCCGCAGCCGATGCCGGTACCGATCTTGACGCAGAGGAAGTCGCCCACGGAACGGGCGACACCCGCGTGCTGCTCCCCCATCGCCATCAGGTTCACGTCGTTGTCGACCATGACGGGGCAGCCGAGTTCCTGGCTGAGTGCCTCCCGGACCGGGAAGCCGTCCCAGCCGGGCATGATCGGCGGTGCGACCGGGACGCCTTCGGGGAAGCGGACCGGCCCCGGTACGCCGATGCCGGCTCCGTCGAATCCCTCGGCGAGCCCGGAGACCCGGAGCTTGGCCGCCATGGCCAGCACCTGTTCGAAGATGGCGACGGGGCCCTCGCGTACGTCCATGGGGTGGTTGAGGTGTCCGAGAACCTCCAACTCGGCGTTGGTGACGGCCACGTCGACGGAGGTGGCGCCGATGTCGACGCCGAGGAAACGCAGTTCGGGGGCGAGCCGGATGTTGTGCGAACGACGCCCGCCTCGGGAGG from Streptomyces sp. B1I3 includes:
- a CDS encoding sugar ABC transporter ATP-binding protein translates to MAPEPPLLTMSGITKSFPGVRALDGVDLEVQAGEVHCLLGQNGAGKSTLIKVLAGAHQPDDGAITWRGEPVQLSSPITAMRLGIATIYQELDLVRGLSVAENVFLGHEPTTAGFVVRTREAKAAAAALLKRLGHPEIDPARAVGDLSAAHQQIVSMARALSHDVRLIVMDEPSAALDPDEVDNLFRIVDGLTADGVAVVYISHRLEEIRRIGDRVTVLKDGRAVAVGLPAESTPTRDIVAMMTGRNVEYVFPPRPEPGFGPPAADPVLTIEGLSRKGEFEPLDLELRPGEIVGLAGLVGSGRSEILETVYGARKPATGRVTVAGTPLRPGSVRAAVAAGIGLAPEERKAQALLLTESVTRNVSVSSLSRFARAGWVDRGAERAAARAATRELSLRPDNPDAAVRTLSGGNQQKAVLARWLLRGCKVLLLDEPTRGVDVGARAELYAVIRRLADEGLAVLLVSSEVPEVLGLADRVLVLREGRVVHTADARELDEHRVLDLVMEGSPTT
- a CDS encoding ROK family transcriptional regulator, with protein sequence MTARPANTHQARLLRLLRDDGPNSRAQLGDQVDLSRSKLAVEVDRLLETGLVVADGLAASRGGRRSHNIRLAPELRFLGVDIGATSVDVAVTNAELEVLGHLNHPMDVREGPVAIFEQVLAMAAKLRVSGLAEGFDGAGIGVPGPVRFPEGVPVAPPIMPGWDGFPVREALSQELGCPVMVDNDVNLMAMGEQHAGVARSVGDFLCVKIGTGIGCGIVVGGEVYRGTTGSAGDIGHIQVEPDGRACACGNRGCLEAHFSGAALARDAEDAARAGLSVELAARLDASGRLTAVDVAAAAAAGDPTALDLIREGGNRVGQVIAGLVSFFNPGLVVIGGGVTGLGHNLLASIRTQVYRQSLPLATGNLPIVLGELGPVAGVTGAARLISDHLFSPA